CCTAATCAAGTTAATAATGCTTTAGTTTTTCCTTTTCTGTTCAGAGGAGCATTAGATGTAAGAGCTACACGTATTAATGATGAAATGAAAATAGCTGCGGTGCAAGCACTCATAAAATTAACTAAAGATCCTGTACCTCAAGAGGTACTTAATGCTTATGAGGAGCAAGAATTAGCTTTTGGAGTCAATTATATTCTTCCTAAGATAATAGATCCTCGCTTAAAGCCTGTACTTTCTTCAGCTATTAGTCAAGCAGCTATCCAATCTGGCGTTGCCCAAAAAAATTTATAATTATTTTTGTGTATAAGATTTAAATAATCTTTCTACTTCTTTATATTTAGCTCGTTTCATAGGTTTCTTATCTATTGGGCTAAGAGGGCTGAAACGAATACCTAAGGTAGGGAATACTACTAATTTTATTATTAAATTTTTTATTATAATCTGAAATACAGGAAAAGATTTACTTTCTCCTGTAGTAAAAGAGAATGTTTTGGATTCTAATTTAAAATCAATATATGACTCTGTAAGAAATAAGGCAATATCATTTTCCGAGTCTGCAAAAACATGGATATAAATATCAGAGTATTTCGACACTATTCCTTGCAGGATATCCCCCGTTAATCTAGGATTGAAGGCAGAGAAAAAATCCATAATTCTCAATGTAGCCTGATATTTTTCTCGTAAAGTTTTAGCTTGCATCTCAAACTTAAATATACCTAAATAAGATTGAGTAGCTTGTGCAATTTCTAAATTTGTTGGTAAATTTCTATGATCGGACACCTTTAGTATTGCGGCAGCTTTAGTTTTAGCATGATAATAACTTTGAATGCCATGCTCTACCATAAGCCGAGCGGCCTCAAGTGCAATATATGATTTTATCTGCTGATTTAGGGATGGCATAAATGATTTAGGGATGACATAAACTTTTAAAAAAGTTGATCTATTGCCGATGAATCCTTTAGTTCAAGATCACTAGAATTATTTTTCTGGCGATTACTTACATATTCAGTAGGTATATGTCCAGAGCTGAAAACTTCAAAAATTCCCTTTGAATTAGATCCAGCTAATAATCCAGTAGTAGGATCAATACGTATTGTAACTATATCAGAAGGTTTTATAAAATTATGGCTAGGTATATCTTTGAGTACCGAGCTCATGTAATCCACCCACATTGGTAGGGCTACCCGTGCTCCAGTCTCTAAATTTCCTAAAGATTCAGGTTGATCAAAACCAACCCAGCTTACAGCAACGATGTCTGGATTAAATCCAGCAAACCAAGCATCATATTGATTATTAGTCGTTCCAGTTTTACCAGCAATGTCGCTCCTACCCAGTATCTTAGCACCTTGCCCAGTTCCGATACGAATTACATCTTGTAACATGGTGTTTATAATATAGGCATTTTGTGGGGTAATTACTCTAGGAGCAATAGGTGCAGTTTCTATTTCCTCTATTGGTAATATTTGAGTGTCGATAGTCTTTCCTTCTATACTTAGATTTTTACAAACTTGGCAAATTCGTGGAGGATTGGCGTGAAATATTACCTCACCGCGAGAAGTTTCTATTTGATTAATAAAATAGGGAGTAATTAAAAACCCCTCATTTGCAAAGACTGCAAAACCTCGTGCCATTTCCAATGGAGAGGTATCACCACTACCTAATGCTAAAGATAGGCTTTTGGGTAACTGTTTTGAAGTAAATCCAAATCGTTCTATATAATCTATCGTATAATCAATACCAATATCTCTTAGTAGTCGGATAGAGACTAAATTCCTAGAGTGAGTAAGGGCAACTCTCAGCCGAGTTGGTCCGAAAAATCGACCATTGTAATTTTTAGGTCGCCATACTTTTTCAAACTGAGGTTCATCAATTACAATGGGTGAATCATTAACTACACTAGCAGCAGTGTATCCTTTTTCTAAAGCAGCAGAATAAAGGAAAGGTTTAAAACTTGATCCAGGTTGACGTTTTGATTGTATTACTCGGTTAAATTTGCTCTGGTTAAAATCAAATCCACCACTTAAAGCAGTAATTGCTCCATCTGTAGGAGATAAGGATACTAAAGCTCCTTCTACCTCTGGTATTTGAGCTAATTTCCATGTGCTATCGGATTGAGATTCTACCCAAATAATATCTCCTTGATTTAGAATATCTGCAGCTTGTGTCGGTTTTTGACCTAATTTATTTATATCAATATAAGGTTGTGCCCAAGATAACCCACTCCAAGGAATTGTGTACTTTCCCTTATCCTTTATGTAAATTTGAGCACTTTGTATCCCTACTTTAAGTACAATTCCAGGATGTAAACGTTCAATAGAATAGTATTTATCTAATACTTGATTATAAACATCTGTAGAATTATCAGATATATCTACATGGTGTTTCGAGCCTCGATATCCATGTCTTTTATCATAAGAAAGTAATGCTGCATATAATGCTCTATTTGCAGATTTCTGGTGTTGTGCTTGAATAGTGGTATATACATTATACCCAGCGGTATAAATATCAGCTCCATACTTCTTAGATAATTCAACCCTTACCATTTCTGCAATAAATGGTGCCTGTACTTCAATAGATCGCTTATGGTATTTTGCTGTAATTATCGTATTAACTGATTTTTTATAAGATTTTTCCGTAATATAGCCCACCTCATACATGCGGTGAAGTACATAATTTCTTCTTTGTAGTGCTCGGGTTGGGTTTACCACAGGATTATACCCAGAGGGTGCTTTAGGTAGCCCTGCAATCATAGCAAATTGAGGAAGAGTAAGCTGATCTATAGTAGTACCATAATATACTTGAGCAGCTGCACCTACGCCATAAGCTCGATTACCTAAGTAAATTTTATTTAAATAAAGGGTAATAATTTCATTTTTACTTAATTTTTGCTCTATCTGAAATGCAAGTAAAATTTCTTGTAATTTACGTAAATAAGTTTTTTCTCTACTTAGAAAAAAATTTCGAGCAACTTGCATGGTTATCGTACTGCCCCCTTGGGCTTTTCTTCCGGTCTTAAGTAAATAGTAGGCAGCACGCAAAATACCTTGATAATCTACTCCTGGATGCTCATAGAATCGATCATCCTCTGCAGCTAATATGGCTTTTACCATTAAGGGAGGTATTTGCTCGAATGTTAGCGGAATACGATGCTTGTCTCCATATTCAGCAATCAGTTTTTTTTCTTTAGAAAAAATTCTTAAGGGAACTTGTAATTGAATATCTTTAAGAGCATCTATAGGTGGAAGCTGGGGAGTGAGATAAAAATATATTCCGATTGCAGCAAAAAAAATAAATAAGGCAGCTGCTAATGTTAAATTAAATACCCAACGAAAGATAAAAAGTAGCCCAGCCATAGAAAGTAAAAATAAATTTTATATTTAATATAAATAATAGGATGAAGAATTTTTTAGTTAAAAAATATTTTAACTGCTTTATAATCTAGTTAGAAACTAAAAATATACTAACAAAATATACATCTTCTATCTTCACCAAGTGATTTTACTGCTATGCCTTATTTATTAGTAGGCACTACTAAACACACTCTATCCTCCCTTAAAAACAAAATATCAGAATTTTTCCCTAAAAAGATTCCCCCTCTATTAGGGATAGATATTAGTTCATCTGCAATTAAATCAATTGAGCTTGCTCAAGGCAGTAATGGAATTTATGTTAAACACTATGCAATAGAGCCTCTACCACCAAACACTATCATTGACAATAACATAGAAGATATAGATAAGCTTAGTACAGCACTGAGAGATATCATTCAGCAGTTGGGAACTCGTACTAGAAAGGTAGCAACCGCCATATCTAGCTCAAATGTTTTTAATAAAATAGCACCAATTCCTATTGATCTTTCAGGGAGTGAATTAGAAGCCTACATTGAAACTGAGGTAGAACAGCATGTTCCCTATTTGAGGGAAGAAATAAATTTCGACTTCAAAGTACTAGGCGCTTCAGAGTTAGATCCAGATTATATGGATACCTTACTTGTCGCTTGCCGTAGTGAGTATATTAGTACTCGAATTACTGCATTAAAAAGTGCTCGCTTAATACCTACTATTATAGATGTGGACACCTACGTTATGGAGAGAGTCTTTCCTTTTATTGTAGAAACCATTCCAAATCAAGATATAAATAGTACGATTGCAGTTATAGATGTAGGTGCAACATTGATTGTCATGAATGTATTTCACAACGGAAAAATCATCTACACTCAAGAGCAAGCCTTTGGAGGTAATCAACTTACCCAAAATATACAGTACCACTATAATTTATCCTATAGTGATGCAGATTTGGCAAAACAAAGAGGAAACCTGCCAGAAAGCTATACTAATCAAATTCTTATTCCTTTTGAAAATGAAATTATAAAAAGGATACAAAATCTTATAAAAATATTTTTTTCCTCAACTCATTATAACAATATTAGCCACCTTATATTATGTGGTGGTTGTGCTACCGTTCCTAAGTTAAGAGAAATGATTGAAATTTCACTTAAAATACCTACCTCAATTGCCAATCCTTTTGGTTCTATGACGTTAGGATCAAAAATTAATCCTAAATTGTTATTTAACGATGCTCCTAGATTAACTATCGCTTGCGGATTAGCCTTAAGGTATTTTTCCTAATGACTCAAATTAATTTACTTCCCTGGCGAGCTATTCAAAGAAAGCAACGAGAGAAGAATTTTTATATTGCTCTAGGTATTTGTGCAGCACTTATAGTGAGTGTAGTTACTTTAATTAATTTTCATATTGGCAGCTTAATTAATAATCAAAATCAAAGAAATAACTACTTACAAGAGGAAATTAACAAATCAACTAAAGTAATGGGTGAAGTGAATAAATTAGATAAAGAAAAAGAAAAAATTTTAACTTATATTGAAATTATTCAACAGCTCCAAGTAAGCAGACCGCTTACCGTACAAATTTTTAGCAACATAGCACAATCTCTTCCTGATGGGATGTATTTAGAAAGTATGGAGCGTAAAAGTCATACGATTACGCTTACTGGGCTAGCCGAGTCGGATAGCAAAATTTCTACCTTCATACGCCATTTAGATGATTCTTCCTTATTTGAAAAGACACAATTAAAAGGGGTAGAAAAAATAAAAAAGGATCAAGCTATTATTTATAAACAATTTACTTTGGATACTACTGAGAAATGGTTAGATTCTGATCTTAAAGAAGAAAATAAAGGTTCACTAAAGAAATAGTAATCAGACGCTATGGATCTCGATTTTAATGATATTGATAATTGGTCAATCACTACAAAGATCATCTTTATTCTATGTACTTGCCTGATAATTGCTGTTGGTGGATATTTTATTTTTACTCAAGATCAGATCCAACAACTTAAAAACCTTGAAAATCAGGAACAGCAGCTTAAAGCATCATTTCAAACTAGACAACTACAGGCTTCCAAATTACCCAACTATAAAGAAGAAATAGGGAATTTAGAAACATCTTTTAATGAAATGTTACATCAACTCCCAGATAAAGCTGAAATTAGTAGTTTACTCACAGACATTTCACAGGCAGGGAAAGTAAGCGGGTTAGAGTTTGAATTTTTTAGACCAGGTCAGGAAAAAATTGAAAGATTTTACGCAGAATTATCTATACAAATTCAAGTGCTTGGTCATTACCATCAATTCGGAGAATTCATAAGTAAAGTAGCTGCCCTACCTCATATTGTCACTTTCCATAATTTTTCAATCAAACGTGGAAAAGCAGATGTTTTAGTGATGACTGCCACAGCAAGAACCTATCGTTATCTTGATGACACAGAGAGACAGGCGAACGAGGCAGATTCAATTAAAAAGAAAAATAAGCTATGAATGCTTCATTGGGTTACAAAAAGAAAAATAAATTACTGACTATGTGTACTTGTACTATTGTCGTTAGTTTTTCTGGATTATTCGGATGTAGTAATCAAAATCAAGGAATAGCAGATTTACAACAATATACGCAAACGATCAAGTCCCGTCCTGCTGCAAAGTTAGAATCTTTACCCAAAGCAAAACCTTACGAAAAATCCATTTATAAATCTGTGCAGATTCGTGATCCGTTCGTACCAATTCTAGATACGACCGAGGAAAAAGCTAATCCATCTAACATTGTTGCCCCTGATCAGAACCGCTCTAAAGAAGCTCTAGAAGAATATGCTTTAGGTACTCTTAAAATGGTAGGTATCTTAAAGCAAAGAGGAGAAATATGGGCACTAGTCCTTACTCCAGATCGCCATTTATACCGAGCTCAATCAGGCAACTACATTGGAAAGGATTATGGAAAGATAACACGTATTGACGATGGAAAAATTGAAATTTTAGAGACTTTCTTAGCGCATGGAAGTTGGTTTGAACGGGAAGTAAAGCTAGAGCTAAGTACTATAGAAAATTAAAAAATGAATAAAATCCATCAATATCTTAAAAAAATATATATTAGTTATTATTTTCTACTATTACTATTCATTGGATTATTTTTATTACCTATTTATACTTGGGCTTCAACACGACTACAAGATATAAAATACACTTCTTTAACGGGAAATCAAACTCAAATTCAATTTATATTTTCAGAATCTGTATCCTATCCGCAATTTTTTACTATAGAAGATCCTTCAAGGATCGTATTGGATTTTTCAGAGACACAAATTGCCTTAGATGGTAAATCCAGATCCGTCGGATTAGGAGTCGTAAATAACCTTATTATGGCTGAAGATACAAATCGAACAAGGGTAGTTATAAATTTAACTCATTCCGCACCTTTCAAAATTAAAGAAAAAGGAAATATTATTGAATTATTAATACAAGATACTGAAGCTAATTTCCGTCCAAATTCAAAGTTAATTAGTAATTACCCATACCAAATCAAAAATATTGATTTTCGTAGAGGCGAACATGGAGAGGGGCGTATTATTGCGTTGCTTTCTAATCCTCAGATACCTATTGATATTAAAGAGGAGGGAGGAGATATTATTGCCGATTTTTCTAATACTCATTTACCTGATAAGTTTAAGCAACGCTTAGATGTATTAGATTTTGCAACACCAATCAAGTTTATAGATATTTTCCCTAGAGAAAAGGGAACAAGAATTCATATTATTCCTATAGCTTCTGATCATGAGTATCTTTCCTATCAAACTGATGACACTTTGGTAATAGAAGTAAAACAGAGTAAAAAACGAGGAGAGGAAGATGATAATGAATATACAGGAGAGAAACTTTCTCTAAATTTCCAAGATATTGAGACAAGAATTGTATTACAGTTACTAGCAGATTTTTCTGGGTTTAATTTAGTTACCAGCGATGCAGTGCAAGGCAATGTTACTCTAAGATTAAAAAGAGTACCTTGGGATCAAGCCCTAGATATTATTTTAAAGACTAAAGGGTTAGAAAAACGCCATAAGGGAGATATTACCTTGATTGCACCCAGTGAAGAGTTAGTAATCAATCAGGAACAAGAATTAAAATCCCAAAAACAAAGTGAAGAATTTGCACCACTTCGTTCTGAATTTATTAAAGTTAAATTTACTAAAGCAACGTCATTAGCTAGCCTACTTACCTCAGGAATAAGTCCTATAGATAACTCCCCTATGGGGATGATGGCAATGATGGGTGGTGGTATGGGCGGTGGTATGAGCGGTGGCATGGGTGGTGGTATAGGCGGTGGCATGGGTGGTGGTATAGGTGGTGGTATAGGTGGTGGTATAGGCGGTAGCATGATGGGTGGCGGTGCAGGCAGTAACGGTAGAGATAATTCTTTTATTTCTAAAAGAGGAAAAATTATTATAGATGGTCGCACTAATACCCTATTTATTATGGATACTCAAGAGAGTTTGGATCAAATCCATAAAATTATCGCTAAGTTAGATGTCCCAGTACGCCAAGTACTCATTGAATCTAGAATTGTCATTGCAAGTACCCAGTTTAGCAAGGAACTTGGAGTCAGATTTGGACTTAATAAGCAATCTAGCACTGGAGGTGGAGCATTTAATAATGTAACTACTTCTGGATCTCTAGATGGTACAAATACAATAATGACGGGTGGTGCTGCAGGGGATCTTGCAAACCGTTTAAATGTTAATTTTCCCGCACCCCCATCAACAGGAGGCGTAAATGCTGCACAAATGGCTCTTGCATTTACCAAGCTTCCTTTAGGAACTTTATTAGAATTGGAACTCTCTGCATTACAAACAGAACAAAGGGGCAAAATTCTCTCCAATCCACGGGTAGTTACTGCCAATAATAAAATGGCTATTATTACGCAAGGTACTCAAATTCCTTACCAACAAGCAGCTTCAAGTGGAGCAACTTCTATTTCATTTAAAGAAGCAGTATTAAGTTTAATGGCTATTCCTCAAATTACTCCCGATGATCATATTATTATGGATTTAAAAGTAAATAATGATGCCGTAGGTGCGATTTTTAGTGGCATACCAAGTATTAATACTCGAGAACTTATGACTCAAATACAAGTAGAAAATGGCCAGACAATTGTATTAGGTGGAATATATGAAGAGCAAGGTAATAGGCAAAAAAACAAAGTACCTTTTTTAGGAGGTATACCCTACATTGGTGCATTATTTCGTGGTACTGTAGATAGTACCCAAAAAAGTGAATTACTGATTTTTATAACACCTAAAATTATCGAAGAATCTGCTCAATTTAGCTAATTGGCAAAATTATCTCCAAAATGGTTCAGCAAAATATTTTCTTTATTGGTCCAATGGGTGTAGGAAAAACAACTATTGGGAGATCTTTAGCAAAAATTTTAGGGAAAGCTTTTTATGATAGCGATCACGAGATTGAGCAAAATACACAAGCGAGTATTCCTACTATTTTTGATATAGAAGGGGAAAAGGGATTTAGATTACGAGAATATAAAACAATTACTGAGCTAGTAAAACTAAACAATATTGTACTAGCCACTGGAGGAGGGGCAATTCTCAATAAAAAAAGCAGAATGCTGCTAGCAACACAGGGCTTAGTAGTTTATTTATATGCACCAGTGGAATTTTTGTATCACCGTATTGCTTATGATAAAAATCGCCCGTTACTTCAAAAAGATAATCCATTAGATTATTTAACTCAATTATTTCACAAGCGAGATTCACTCTATCGAGAGATTGCAGATATAACTATTTGCACTGAAAAGAAAGCAATAAAAACAATTACTTATGAAATTCTCCATCGATTAAAACCCATTGAATAATCCTTAATGATAACGCTCTCAATTGATATTCAAGATCGTAGTTACCCAATCTATATTGGAAGTAATTTACTTTACCAAAAATCCTTATTAGATCGTCATATTGGTGGATCTGAAATTGTGATTGTCACAAATGAAACAATTGCACCTTTGTATTTATCTAGAGTAGTCAATCATTTAAGAGATTATCGGTGTACTGAAATTATTTTACCCGATGGAGAACAATATAAAACCTTAGAAGGAATTACGCCAATCTTTGATAAGCTCCTCAAAAATAAATTCTCTAGATCAACTACGCTCATTGCCTTAGGTGGTGGAGTTATAGGTGATATGGCAGGATTTGCAGCTGCTTGCTATCAACGGGGTATTCCCTTTATTCAAATTCCTACAACACTGCTTGCACAAGTGGATTCTTCAGTCGGAGGAAAAACAGGGGTCAATCATCCTTTAGGCAAAAATATGATTGGAGCTTTTTATCAGCCCCTATGTGTTTTAGCCGATATTAATACTCTAAATACCTTGGATGAAAGACAATTTAAAGCAGGTATTGCAGAAATCATTAAATATGGATTAATTCAGGATTTTAATTTTTTTCTATGGCTAGAAAATCATATAGATCAGCTATTAGCACGAAATCAAGATATTCTTATACAGGCTATTGAGCGTTCTTGCCAAAATAAGGCAGCAGTAGTTGCAGCAGATGAAAAAGAATCAGGAAGCAGGGCTACTTTAAATCTAGGTCATACTTTTGGTCATGCTATAGAAACAGGGATAGGATATGGTACTTGGCTCCATGGAGAGGCTGTTAGTGTAGGGATGGTAATGGCAGCAAATTTATCTCACCAATTGAGCTGGTTATCTCATCATGATGTAAATCGAATTACTCACCTACTCACCCAAGTAGGGCTTCCTATTCAACCACCGAAAGAAATGAATACACAACGTTTCTTAGAATTAATGGCAGTAGATAAAAAAGTAGCCAATGGTCAATTACGATTAGTATTGCTTAAACAATTGGGAGCAGCAGTAGTTACGAGTGATTTTCCATATTCTTTATTAGAAGAAACTATTGAAGAATTCTATAGGTATTAAAAATCATGGCTTTGATCTCTGTCTATGTTGGTATTTAGTTTCTAGAGTTTTTTATTTGTACTCTAGCTCCAATTTATGTTTTTCTTTGCTTTTGCTTTTCTAAAAAGTTATAAACTTCAATAATAATTCCAAGTACGATAAAACCAATAATAAATACCCACGTACTGATC
This genomic window from Candidatus Nitrosacidococcus tergens contains:
- a CDS encoding type IV pilus inner membrane component PilO, which produces MDLDFNDIDNWSITTKIIFILCTCLIIAVGGYFIFTQDQIQQLKNLENQEQQLKASFQTRQLQASKLPNYKEEIGNLETSFNEMLHQLPDKAEISSLLTDISQAGKVSGLEFEFFRPGQEKIERFYAELSIQIQVLGHYHQFGEFISKVAALPHIVTFHNFSIKRGKADVLVMTATARTYRYLDDTERQANEADSIKKKNKL
- the pilM gene encoding type IV pilus assembly protein PilM, yielding MPYLLVGTTKHTLSSLKNKISEFFPKKIPPLLGIDISSSAIKSIELAQGSNGIYVKHYAIEPLPPNTIIDNNIEDIDKLSTALRDIIQQLGTRTRKVATAISSSNVFNKIAPIPIDLSGSELEAYIETEVEQHVPYLREEINFDFKVLGASELDPDYMDTLLVACRSEYISTRITALKSARLIPTIIDVDTYVMERVFPFIVETIPNQDINSTIAVIDVGATLIVMNVFHNGKIIYTQEQAFGGNQLTQNIQYHYNLSYSDADLAKQRGNLPESYTNQILIPFENEIIKRIQNLIKIFFSSTHYNNISHLILCGGCATVPKLREMIEISLKIPTSIANPFGSMTLGSKINPKLLFNDAPRLTIACGLALRYFS
- the pilQ gene encoding type IV pilus secretin PilQ, coding for MNKIHQYLKKIYISYYFLLLLFIGLFLLPIYTWASTRLQDIKYTSLTGNQTQIQFIFSESVSYPQFFTIEDPSRIVLDFSETQIALDGKSRSVGLGVVNNLIMAEDTNRTRVVINLTHSAPFKIKEKGNIIELLIQDTEANFRPNSKLISNYPYQIKNIDFRRGEHGEGRIIALLSNPQIPIDIKEEGGDIIADFSNTHLPDKFKQRLDVLDFATPIKFIDIFPREKGTRIHIIPIASDHEYLSYQTDDTLVIEVKQSKKRGEEDDNEYTGEKLSLNFQDIETRIVLQLLADFSGFNLVTSDAVQGNVTLRLKRVPWDQALDIILKTKGLEKRHKGDITLIAPSEELVINQEQELKSQKQSEEFAPLRSEFIKVKFTKATSLASLLTSGISPIDNSPMGMMAMMGGGMGGGMSGGMGGGIGGGMGGGIGGGIGGGIGGSMMGGGAGSNGRDNSFISKRGKIIIDGRTNTLFIMDTQESLDQIHKIIAKLDVPVRQVLIESRIVIASTQFSKELGVRFGLNKQSSTGGGAFNNVTTSGSLDGTNTIMTGGAAGDLANRLNVNFPAPPSTGGVNAAQMALAFTKLPLGTLLELELSALQTEQRGKILSNPRVVTANNKMAIITQGTQIPYQQAASSGATSISFKEAVLSLMAIPQITPDDHIIMDLKVNNDAVGAIFSGIPSINTRELMTQIQVENGQTIVLGGIYEEQGNRQKNKVPFLGGIPYIGALFRGTVDSTQKSELLIFITPKIIEESAQFS
- a CDS encoding shikimate kinase, with product MVQQNIFFIGPMGVGKTTIGRSLAKILGKAFYDSDHEIEQNTQASIPTIFDIEGEKGFRLREYKTITELVKLNNIVLATGGGAILNKKSRMLLATQGLVVYLYAPVEFLYHRIAYDKNRPLLQKDNPLDYLTQLFHKRDSLYREIADITICTEKKAIKTITYEILHRLKPIE
- a CDS encoding PilN domain-containing protein, translated to MTQINLLPWRAIQRKQREKNFYIALGICAALIVSVVTLINFHIGSLINNQNQRNNYLQEEINKSTKVMGEVNKLDKEKEKILTYIEIIQQLQVSRPLTVQIFSNIAQSLPDGMYLESMERKSHTITLTGLAESDSKISTFIRHLDDSSLFEKTQLKGVEKIKKDQAIIYKQFTLDTTEKWLDSDLKEENKGSLKK
- the aroB gene encoding 3-dehydroquinate synthase: MITLSIDIQDRSYPIYIGSNLLYQKSLLDRHIGGSEIVIVTNETIAPLYLSRVVNHLRDYRCTEIILPDGEQYKTLEGITPIFDKLLKNKFSRSTTLIALGGGVIGDMAGFAAACYQRGIPFIQIPTTLLAQVDSSVGGKTGVNHPLGKNMIGAFYQPLCVLADINTLNTLDERQFKAGIAEIIKYGLIQDFNFFLWLENHIDQLLARNQDILIQAIERSCQNKAAVVAADEKESGSRATLNLGHTFGHAIETGIGYGTWLHGEAVSVGMVMAANLSHQLSWLSHHDVNRITHLLTQVGLPIQPPKEMNTQRFLELMAVDKKVANGQLRLVLLKQLGAAVVTSDFPYSLLEETIEEFYRY
- a CDS encoding penicillin-binding protein 1A produces the protein MAGLLFIFRWVFNLTLAAALFIFFAAIGIYFYLTPQLPPIDALKDIQLQVPLRIFSKEKKLIAEYGDKHRIPLTFEQIPPLMVKAILAAEDDRFYEHPGVDYQGILRAAYYLLKTGRKAQGGSTITMQVARNFFLSREKTYLRKLQEILLAFQIEQKLSKNEIITLYLNKIYLGNRAYGVGAAAQVYYGTTIDQLTLPQFAMIAGLPKAPSGYNPVVNPTRALQRRNYVLHRMYEVGYITEKSYKKSVNTIITAKYHKRSIEVQAPFIAEMVRVELSKKYGADIYTAGYNVYTTIQAQHQKSANRALYAALLSYDKRHGYRGSKHHVDISDNSTDVYNQVLDKYYSIERLHPGIVLKVGIQSAQIYIKDKGKYTIPWSGLSWAQPYIDINKLGQKPTQAADILNQGDIIWVESQSDSTWKLAQIPEVEGALVSLSPTDGAITALSGGFDFNQSKFNRVIQSKRQPGSSFKPFLYSAALEKGYTAASVVNDSPIVIDEPQFEKVWRPKNYNGRFFGPTRLRVALTHSRNLVSIRLLRDIGIDYTIDYIERFGFTSKQLPKSLSLALGSGDTSPLEMARGFAVFANEGFLITPYFINQIETSRGEVIFHANPPRICQVCKNLSIEGKTIDTQILPIEEIETAPIAPRVITPQNAYIINTMLQDVIRIGTGQGAKILGRSDIAGKTGTTNNQYDAWFAGFNPDIVAVSWVGFDQPESLGNLETGARVALPMWVDYMSSVLKDIPSHNFIKPSDIVTIRIDPTTGLLAGSNSKGIFEVFSSGHIPTEYVSNRQKNNSSDLELKDSSAIDQLF
- a CDS encoding pilus assembly protein PilP, giving the protein MNASLGYKKKNKLLTMCTCTIVVSFSGLFGCSNQNQGIADLQQYTQTIKSRPAAKLESLPKAKPYEKSIYKSVQIRDPFVPILDTTEEKANPSNIVAPDQNRSKEALEEYALGTLKMVGILKQRGEIWALVLTPDRHLYRAQSGNYIGKDYGKITRIDDGKIEILETFLAHGSWFEREVKLELSTIEN